From the Scophthalmus maximus strain ysfricsl-2021 chromosome 11, ASM2237912v1, whole genome shotgun sequence genome, one window contains:
- the p2ry2.1 gene encoding P2Y purinoceptor 2, translating into MATFDDNLSNQTNSSAYYCKFNEDFKYILLPVSYALVFVIGLALNSTALYVIVFRTKRWKPSTIYMFNLTMCDTLYIFTLPFLVYYYADQNDWPFSEPFCKVIRFLFYANLYGSILFLCCISLHRFIGICYPVHSLYWVSARRAKLVSVAVWAFVLLCQAPVLYFSRIRDRDTERICYDTTSPELFDDFLVYSSVVSVLMFALPFMVVMVCYGLMVRKLLEPSWGSQGGDEGERGGLAAQRSKQKSVKMIIIVLAMFMLCFLPFHLTRSLYYSFRYLRQANPAQLSCNLLEASSIAYKVTRPLASANSCVDPILYFLAGQDVRSNLTKRIKASSSKYPNASQCSTSQL; encoded by the exons ATGGCCACCTTTGACGACAACCTGTCCAACCAAACCAATTCCAGTGCCTACTACTGTAAATTCAATGAAGATTTCAAATATATCCTGCTCCCTGTCAGCTATGCCCTGGTCTTTGTGATCGGCCTGGCCCTGAACAGCACGGCGCTGTATGTGATTGTGTTCCGCACAAAGCGCTGGAAGCCATCCACCATCTACATGTTCAACCTGACAATGTGTGACACGCTCTACATCTTCACTCTGCCCTTCCTCGTCTATTACTACGCCGACCAGAACGACTGGCCCTTCAGTGAACCGTTCTGCAAAGTGATACGCTTCCTGTTTTATGCCAATTTATACG GTTCCATACTGTTCCTGTGCTGCATCAGTCTGCATCGCTTCATTGGCATCTGTTATCCAGTCCACTCCCTCTACTGGGTCAGCGCTCGTCGGGCCAAGCTGGTGTCGGTGGCCGTGTGGGCCTTCGTTCTACTCTGCCAGGCACCTGTTCTCTACTTCTCAAGAATAAG GGATAGGGACACCGAGCGGATCTGCTACGACACCACCAGCCCGGAGCTCTTTGACGACTTCCTGGTCTACAGCTCGGTCGTGTCAGTGCTCATGTTCGCCCTGCCCTtcatggtggtgatggtgtgcTACGGCCTCATGGTGCGGAAGCTTCTGGAGCCGAGCTGGGGGTCTCAAGGGGGGGATGAAGGGGAGCGGGGAGGCCTGGCCGCCCAGCGATCCAAGCAGAAGTCGGTGAAGATGATTATCATCGTGCTGGCTATGTTCATGCTCTGCTTCCTCCCTTTCCACCTCACCAGGAGCCTTTACTACTCGTTCAGATACCTGAGGCAGGCCAATCCAGCACAG CTCAGCTGTAATTTACTGGAGGCGTCCAGTATCGCGTACAAGGTCACCCGACCTTTGGCCAGTGCCAACAGCTGTGTGGACCCCATCCTTTACTTCCTGGCTGGGCAGGACGTCCGCAGTAACCTCACGAAGAGAATCAAGGCCTCTTCATCGAAATATCCGAACGCGAGCCAGTGCTCGACATCACAACTCTGA
- the relt gene encoding tumor necrosis factor receptor superfamily member 19L: protein MRNHLCCSALVLLTLFGCGGTAAVQCRWGEECACLHCPAGEEPSKACGQVQSPTEGVRCRLCPTATFSDAFNSEPCHPHASCKALGRKAVTPGTATTDAICGDCLPGFYSSAPEEVSSQGPCVKTLLHVRTVRTVGKGPSAGAGEPINGTVVRSPEEKTAEYAVFALVPVFCVMGLLGILICNILKKKGYRCTADKEGGDEEAATPQKEGSICPYISDDLNEDTISVLVRLITEKKENAAALEELLLEYESKQMALSKGSSIKFPMLSPFRSLPRLCPHQSHLHTISGLSGLAPKHGYRCTRCAQRKWPPVLIPPLDSFKDPLKPPQTLILPSLDTSTDQQKSPLLGGVCVDTHHTQSAVPNAVQENVEGTEVREKKEGELTVLSVGRFQVAQIPEQKPVTMETKTSSQEQRNSLFVGKRFSSSSSSGIWR, encoded by the exons atgaggaaCCACCTTTGCTGCTCAGCTCTTGTCCTTCTCACG ctgTTTGGCTGTGGTGGGACTGCAGCAGTGCAGTGTCGGTGGGGGGAAGAGTGTGCGTGTCTGCACTGCCCCGCAGGAGAGGAGCCTTCCAAG GCTTGTGGGCAGGTCCAAAGTCCAACGGAGGGAGTGCGATGTCGACTGTGCCCGACCGCAACCTTTTCAGACGCATTCAACTCTGAACCTTGCCATCCACATGCCTCCTGCAAGGCCCTCGGCCGAAAGGCTGTAACCCCTGGCACTGCGACCACAGATGCCATCTGTGGAGACTGTCTGCCTGG GTTTTATTCCTCTGCCCCAGAGGAAGTTTCCAGCCAAGGTCCCTGTGTGAAAA CACTTTTGCATGTCAGGACAGTTCGCACGGTGGGTAAAGGTCCATCCGCTGGTGCAGGTGAACCAATCAACGGCACAGTGGTTCGCAGCCCCGAGGAGAAGACAGCAGAGTACGCCGTTTTCGCTCTGGTGCCCGTCTTCTGCGTGATGGGCCTGCTGGGCATCCTTATCTGCAACATCCTGAAGAAGAAGGGATACCGCTGCACAGCCGACAAGGAGGGAGGGGACGAAGAGGCCGCCACACCACAGAAAGAAG GTAGCATCTGTCCCTACATATCTGACGACCTGAATGAAGACACTATCAGCGTCCTGGTTCGCCTCATCACTGAAAAGAAAG aaaatGCTGCTGCACTCGAGGAACTGCTGCTGGAGTACGAGAGCAAACAGATGGCCTTGAGCAAAGGCTCCTCAATCAA GTTTCCCATGCTGTCTCCGTTCCGCTCCCTCCCCAGACTCTGCCCCCATCAGTCCCACCTCCACACCATCTCTGGCCTCTCCGGCCTGGCCCCCAAACACGGATACCGCTGCACCCGCTGTGCTCAGAGGAAATGGCCCCCTGTTCTCATACCTCCTCTGGATTCCTTCAAAGATCCCCTGAAGCCCCCGCAGACCCTCATCCTGCCCTCCCTGGACACGTCCACCGACCAGCAGAAGAGCCCCCTGCTGGGGGGAGTGTGTGTCGACACCCACCATACACAAAGTGCTGTGCCAAATGCTGTACAAGAAAATGTAGAAGGGACTGAagtgagggagaagaaggaaggagagcTGACAGTTTTGTCTGTGGGGAG ATTTCAAGTTGCTCAGATTCCTGAGCAGAAGCCTGTCACCATGGAGACCAAGACTTCATCCCAGGAGCAGAGAAACTCCTTGTTTGTTGGGAAgcgcttctcctcctcttcatcatccgGCATCTGGAG atga